The following coding sequences lie in one Maniola jurtina chromosome 11, ilManJurt1.1, whole genome shotgun sequence genomic window:
- the LOC123869769 gene encoding calcium/calmodulin-dependent protein kinase type 1-like — MPLFGKKDFGRKSKKESKDTERQPSIEDKYVVKDLLGTGAFSEVRLIESKENGQLFACKIIDKKALKGKEDSLENEIRVLKRFSENAKGEASERKMFSHPNIVQLLETYEDKNKVYLVMELVTGGELFDRIVEKGSYTEKDAANLIRQVLEAVDYMHSQGVVHRDLKPENLLYYSADEDSKIMISDFGLSKIEDSGIMATACGTPGYVAPEVLAQKPYGKAVDVWSIGVISYILLCGYPPFYDENDANLFAQILKGDFEFDSPYWDDISESAKDFIRHLMCVDVEKRYTCKQALAHPWISGNAASSKNIHGTVSEQLKKNFAKSRWKQAYHATTVIRQMQKMILSSSSSSRNANNAQQPKPQQ; from the exons ATGCCCCTTTTTGGCAAAAAAGATTTTGGGAGAAAATCTAAAAAAGAAAGTAAGGACACCGAAAGACAGCCATCCATCGAAGATAAGTATGTCGTTAAAGATCTGCTGGGAACAGGAGCCTTCTCAGAAGTACGTCTAATCGAGAGCAAAGAAAATGGACAGTTGTTCGCCTGCAAAATTATCGATAAAAAAGCTCTCAAAGGCAAAGAGGACTCCTTGGAAAACGAAATTAGAGTTTTGAAAAGATTTAGCGAAAATGCAAAAGGGGAAGCGAGTGAAAGAAAGATGTTTTCACATCCAAATATCGTCCAGCTGCTAGAGACGTACGAGGACAAGAACAAAGTATATCTTGTGATGGAATTAGTGACTGGTGGCGAGTTATTCGATCGCATCGTCGAGAAGGGATCGTACACCGAAAAGGACGCGGCTAATCTTATCAGACAAGTGTTGGAAGCTGTGGACTATATGCACTCACAGGGAGTGGTGCATAGAGATTTGAAACCTGAAAATCTTCTCTACTACAGTGCGGATGAGGACAGCAAAATTATGATAAGCGACTTTGGGTTGTCTAAAATTGAAGACTCTGGCATAATGGCGACAGCCTGTGGTACCCCTGGCTATGTTGCTCCAGAAGTGCTAGCTCAGAAGCCTTATGGCAAGGCAGTGGATGTGTGGAGCATAGGTGTTATCTCATATATTTTGCTATGTGGATATCCTCCATTTTATGATGAAAATGATGCAAATCTCTTTGCCCAGATTCTTAAAGGTGACTTTGAATTTGATTCTCCTTACTGGGATGATATAAGTGAATCTGCAAAGGATTTTATTCGACATCTTATGTGTGTTGATGTTGAGAAGCGGTACACATGCAA ACAAGCCTTAGCTCACCCTTGGATCTCTGGCAATGCAGCCAGCAGTAAGAACATTCATGGCACTGTATCTGAACAACTCAAGAAAAACTTTGCCAAGTCTCGCTGGAAGCAAGCCTACCATGCCACCACTGTCATCCGACAAATGCAGAAGATGATTCTCAGCAGCAGCAGCTCGAGTCGCAATGCAAACAATGCCCAGCAGCCCAAACCACAACAATAG